One part of the Fusobacterium pseudoperiodonticum genome encodes these proteins:
- the metK gene encoding methionine adenosyltransferase, which produces MKKFTYFTSEFVSPGHPDKVSDQISDAILDACLADDPNSRVACEVFCTTGLVVVGGEITTTTYIDVQEIVRKKINEIGYRPGMGFDSDCGTLSCIHSQSPDIAMGVDVGGAGDQGIMFGGAVKETEELMPLALVLSREILVRLTKMMKAGEIAWARPDQKSQVTLAYDENGNIDHVDSIVVSVQHNEEVSHAEIEKTVIEKVVNPVLEKYKLNTENIKYYINPTGRFVIGGPHGDTGLTGRKIIVDTYGGYFRHGGGAFSGKDPSKVDRSAAYAARWVAKNVVAADFADKCEIQLSYAIGVDKPVSIKVDTFGTAKVDEDKISEAISKVFDLSPRGIEKALELREGKFKYQDLAAFGHIGRTDIDTPWERLNKIEELKKAINL; this is translated from the coding sequence ATGAAAAAATTTACATATTTTACATCTGAATTTGTATCACCTGGACACCCAGACAAAGTTTCAGATCAAATATCAGACGCTATTTTAGATGCTTGTTTAGCAGATGACCCTAACTCAAGAGTTGCCTGTGAAGTATTTTGTACTACAGGTTTAGTTGTAGTTGGAGGAGAAATCACTACTACAACATATATCGATGTTCAAGAAATTGTTAGAAAGAAAATTAATGAAATTGGTTATAGACCAGGTATGGGATTTGACTCTGACTGTGGAACTTTAAGTTGTATACACTCTCAATCACCTGATATTGCTATGGGAGTTGATGTAGGTGGAGCTGGAGACCAAGGAATAATGTTTGGTGGAGCTGTTAAAGAAACTGAAGAACTTATGCCTTTAGCACTTGTTCTATCAAGAGAAATCTTAGTAAGACTTACTAAAATGATGAAAGCTGGAGAAATTGCATGGGCTAGACCTGACCAAAAATCACAAGTTACTTTAGCTTATGATGAAAATGGAAATATTGACCATGTTGATTCTATCGTTGTTTCAGTTCAACATAATGAAGAAGTTTCTCATGCTGAGATAGAAAAAACTGTTATAGAAAAAGTTGTAAACCCTGTTTTAGAAAAATATAAATTAAATACTGAAAATATCAAATACTATATCAATCCAACAGGAAGATTTGTTATCGGAGGACCTCATGGAGACACAGGTCTTACTGGAAGAAAAATTATAGTTGATACTTATGGTGGATACTTTAGACATGGTGGAGGAGCTTTCTCTGGTAAAGACCCTTCAAAAGTTGACAGATCAGCTGCTTATGCTGCTAGATGGGTTGCTAAAAACGTTGTTGCAGCTGACTTTGCAGATAAATGTGAAATCCAATTATCTTATGCAATAGGAGTGGATAAACCTGTTTCTATAAAAGTTGATACTTTTGGAACTGCAAAAGTTGATGAAGATAAAATTTCTGAAGCAATATCAAAAGTATTTGATCTATCTCCAAGAGGAATAGAAAAAGCTCTTGAATTAAGAGAAGGTAAATTCAAATATCAAGATTTAGCTGCTTTTGGACATATAGGAAGAACTGATATAGATACTCCTTGGGAAAGACTAAATAAGATTGAAGAATTGAAAAAAGCTATTAACTTATAG
- a CDS encoding branched-chain amino acid transaminase, with the protein MINTEKIWMNGKLVGHDDANIHILSHVVHYGSSVFEGIRIYKTENGPAIFRLREHVKRLFDSAKIYRMEIPYTVEEIEQAIIETVKANKLEQGYIRPIAYRGYFELGVTPSRCPVEVAIAAWAWGAYLGEEALNKGIRVQVSSWRRPALNTLPSLAKAGGNYLSSQLIRLEALNNGYEEGIALDYLGNVSEGSGENLFVVLNGKIITPTLASSALGGITKDTVIQLAKKLGYEVVEQAIPRELLYICDELFLTGTAAEVTPVYSVDDIVVGNGDKTITKALQKEFFDLAHGRHELSEKFLAYVK; encoded by the coding sequence ATGATAAACACAGAAAAAATTTGGATGAATGGAAAATTAGTAGGACATGATGATGCTAATATACATATTTTATCTCATGTAGTTCACTATGGAAGCTCAGTATTTGAAGGGATAAGAATCTATAAGACAGAAAATGGACCAGCAATTTTTAGATTAAGAGAACATGTTAAAAGACTTTTTGACTCTGCAAAAATATATAGAATGGAAATTCCTTATACAGTAGAAGAAATTGAACAAGCTATAATTGAAACTGTAAAAGCTAATAAATTAGAACAAGGATATATCCGTCCAATAGCTTATCGTGGTTATTTTGAATTAGGTGTTACTCCATCAAGATGTCCAGTAGAGGTTGCAATAGCTGCTTGGGCTTGGGGAGCATATCTAGGAGAAGAAGCACTTAACAAAGGAATAAGAGTACAAGTTTCTAGTTGGAGAAGACCTGCTCTTAATACTTTACCTTCTCTTGCAAAAGCTGGAGGAAACTATTTAAGTTCTCAACTTATTAGATTAGAAGCACTTAATAATGGATATGAAGAAGGTATTGCTCTTGACTATTTAGGAAATGTCAGTGAAGGAAGTGGAGAAAATCTATTTGTTGTTTTAAATGGTAAAATAATAACTCCAACTTTAGCTTCTTCTGCACTTGGAGGAATAACAAAAGATACAGTTATTCAATTAGCAAAAAAATTAGGTTATGAAGTTGTAGAACAAGCTATACCAAGAGAACTTTTATATATCTGTGATGAATTATTCTTAACAGGTACAGCTGCTGAAGTTACTCCTGTTTACTCTGTTGATGATATAGTAGTTGGAAATGGAGATAAAACTATAACTAAAGCACTACAAAAAGAATTCTTCGACCTTGCTCATGGAAGACATGAACTATCTGAAAAATTCTTAGCATATGTAAAATAA
- a CDS encoding heavy metal translocating P-type ATPase: MKKKKEIIIAISAILFTLTLFIRMPQALQLILILVAYVLVGKDTVLLAVKKIERGDFLDENFLMTVATLGAILIGEYPEAVAVMLLYEIGELFQGYAVNKSRKSIAAMMDIKPEFANVIRDNKTQRVDPDEVEIGEIIEIRPGERVPLDATIIKGETSLDTSALTGESVPVEAREGANILSGCININGLITAKVTKEYFDSTVNKVLDLVENAAAKKSKSERLITRFAKVYTPIVIGLAILLALLPPIISGEYNFRLWVFRALSFLVVSCPCAFVISVPLSFFSGIGAASKAGVLIKGGNYLEALAKVDTVVFDKTGTLTKGVFNVQKVVVHDKNIDENEFMFYVASAESGSNHPISKSIQKYYNKEIDNSSINSIKEISGKGIEAIINNKKVLVGNEKLVNLPKDISVTDVGTILYVEIDNVFSGYIVISDEIKEDAKRAIKELKNIGIKKNIMLTGDLEKVAKKVGEDLELDETYSNLLPQDKVSKFEEIIKNKTSKGSVIFVGDGINDAPVLARADVGIAMGAMGSDAAIEAADVVIMTDEPSKIVTAIKSSKKTMKIAMQNMALAFGIKVIALILSALGIADMWMAVFADTGVTILAVLNSFRALKVEK, translated from the coding sequence ATGAAAAAAAAGAAGGAAATAATTATTGCTATTTCTGCTATACTGTTTACTTTAACTCTATTTATAAGAATGCCTCAAGCACTACAACTTATACTAATACTTGTAGCCTATGTTTTAGTGGGAAAAGATACAGTCTTACTTGCTGTTAAAAAGATAGAAAGAGGAGATTTTTTAGATGAAAATTTTTTAATGACAGTGGCAACTTTAGGAGCTATTTTAATAGGAGAATATCCAGAAGCAGTTGCAGTTATGCTTTTGTATGAAATAGGGGAATTGTTTCAAGGTTATGCAGTTAATAAATCAAGAAAATCTATTGCTGCTATGATGGATATAAAGCCTGAGTTTGCAAATGTTATCAGAGATAATAAAACTCAAAGAGTTGATCCTGATGAAGTAGAAATTGGAGAAATCATTGAAATAAGACCTGGTGAAAGAGTTCCACTAGATGCAACTATAATAAAAGGTGAAACAAGCCTTGATACTTCAGCATTGACAGGAGAATCAGTTCCTGTTGAGGCAAGAGAAGGAGCAAATATTTTAAGTGGTTGTATCAATATAAATGGTTTAATCACAGCAAAAGTAACAAAAGAATACTTTGATTCCACAGTTAACAAAGTTTTAGATTTAGTTGAAAATGCAGCAGCTAAAAAATCTAAATCAGAAAGATTAATAACAAGATTTGCAAAAGTATATACACCAATCGTTATAGGACTAGCTATTTTATTAGCACTTCTTCCACCTATTATAAGTGGAGAATATAATTTTAGATTATGGGTATTTAGAGCTTTATCATTTTTAGTTGTTTCTTGTCCTTGTGCCTTTGTAATTTCTGTACCACTTAGTTTTTTTAGCGGAATTGGTGCAGCTTCAAAAGCAGGAGTTTTAATAAAGGGAGGAAACTATTTAGAAGCTTTAGCTAAGGTTGATACAGTTGTTTTTGATAAGACAGGAACTCTAACTAAGGGAGTTTTCAATGTTCAAAAAGTTGTAGTCCATGATAAAAATATAGATGAAAATGAATTTATGTTTTATGTTGCTAGTGCTGAATCAGGCTCAAACCACCCTATATCGAAGTCTATACAAAAATATTATAATAAAGAGATTGATAACTCATCTATAAATAGTATTAAAGAAATTTCTGGTAAGGGTATAGAAGCTATTATAAATAATAAAAAAGTTCTTGTTGGAAATGAAAAATTGGTAAATCTTCCAAAGGATATTTCTGTAACTGATGTAGGAACGATACTTTATGTTGAGATTGATAATGTATTTTCAGGTTATATAGTAATTTCTGATGAGATAAAAGAAGATGCTAAAAGAGCTATAAAAGAATTGAAAAATATAGGAATTAAAAAGAATATAATGCTTACAGGTGACTTAGAAAAGGTAGCTAAAAAAGTTGGAGAAGACTTAGAATTAGATGAAACTTATTCCAATCTTTTACCTCAAGATAAAGTAAGCAAATTTGAAGAAATAATAAAAAATAAAACATCAAAAGGCTCTGTAATTTTTGTGGGGGACGGTATAAATGATGCACCTGTTCTTGCTAGAGCAGATGTGGGTATTGCTATGGGTGCTATGGGCTCTGATGCTGCGATAGAGGCTGCTGATGTAGTCATTATGACAGATGAACCTAGTAAGATAGTAACAGCTATAAAAAGCTCTAAAAAGACTATGAAGATAGCAATGCAAAATATGGCTCTTGCTTTTGGAATAAAAGTTATTGCTCTTATTTTAAGTGCCTTAGGAATAGCTGATATGTGGATGGCAGTTTTTGCTGATACAGGAGTTACTATACTTGCTGTTTTAAATTCATTTAGAGCCTTAAAAGTTGAAAAATAA
- the lgt gene encoding prolipoprotein diacylglyceryl transferase produces the protein MNPVFLKLGPIELHYYGLMYAIAFYVGITLGKKIAKERNFDVELVENYAFVAIISGLIGGRLYYVLFNLPYYLRNPLEIPAVWHGGMAIHGGIIGGIIGTFIYAKIKKVNPLTLGDFAAGPFILGQAIGRIGNFMNGEVHGVPTFTPFSVIFNLKPKFYEWYSYYQNLDLIEKSKYKELVPWGVVFPESSPAGSEFPNLALHPAMLYEMVLNLIGFFIIWFILRKKENKAPGYMWWWYIIIYSINRIIISFFRVEDLMFFNFRAPHVISFILIAISIFFLKKGNKKIL, from the coding sequence ATGAATCCAGTATTTTTAAAACTAGGTCCTATAGAGCTTCATTATTATGGACTTATGTATGCAATAGCATTTTACGTTGGTATAACTCTTGGTAAGAAAATAGCAAAAGAAAGAAATTTTGATGTTGAATTAGTTGAGAATTATGCTTTTGTTGCTATTATTTCAGGTTTAATAGGAGGAAGACTTTACTATGTACTTTTCAATCTTCCTTATTATTTAAGAAATCCTCTTGAAATTCCTGCTGTTTGGCATGGTGGAATGGCCATACATGGAGGAATAATCGGTGGAATAATTGGAACTTTTATCTATGCAAAGATTAAAAAGGTTAATCCACTGACATTGGGAGATTTTGCAGCGGGACCATTTATACTAGGGCAAGCAATTGGTAGAATAGGTAATTTTATGAATGGAGAAGTTCATGGAGTTCCAACTTTCACACCATTTTCTGTAATATTTAATTTAAAACCTAAATTCTATGAATGGTATTCATATTATCAAAATTTAGATTTAATAGAAAAATCAAAATATAAGGAGCTTGTTCCTTGGGGAGTTGTATTCCCAGAAAGCTCACCAGCAGGAAGTGAATTTCCTAATTTAGCATTACACCCTGCTATGCTTTATGAAATGGTTCTAAACCTTATAGGTTTTTTCATAATTTGGTTTATTTTGAGAAAGAAAGAAAATAAAGCACCTGGTTATATGTGGTGGTGGTATATCATAATTTATTCAATAAATAGAATAATAATAAGTTTCTTTAGAGTTGAAGACTTAATGTTCTTTAATTTTAGAGCACCTCATGTAATAAGTTTTATTTTAATTGCTATTTCAATTTTCTTTTTGAAAAAAGGAAATAAAAAAATATTATAA
- a CDS encoding cation transporter encodes MKKVFKLEGLNCAHCASKIEEKVGKLEGVKSVMVNFMTTKMTLESENMEEVVEKVKKLVNEVEPDVNMVKA; translated from the coding sequence ATGAAAAAAGTTTTTAAATTAGAAGGATTGAATTGTGCTCACTGTGCATCTAAGATTGAAGAAAAAGTTGGAAAATTAGAAGGAGTTAAATCTGTTATGGTAAACTTCATGACAACTAAAATGACTCTTGAAAGTGAAAATATGGAAGAAGTAGTTGAAAAAGTAAAGAAATTAGTGAATGAAGTTGAACCTGATGTAAATATGGTAAAAGCATAG
- a CDS encoding ArsR/SmtB family transcription factor — MKSVKPVNSCDCDSVNKEIVEKVKKEFPNDEILGDLSDFFKVIGDGTRIRILWALDVSEMCVCDIANVLNMTKSAVSHQLRALREADLVKFRKSGKEVLYSLADNHVKEIFEQGLVHIQEEKGED, encoded by the coding sequence ATAAAATCAGTAAAACCTGTAAACTCTTGCGATTGCGATAGTGTAAATAAAGAAATTGTTGAAAAAGTAAAAAAAGAATTTCCTAATGATGAAATTCTTGGAGATTTATCAGACTTCTTTAAAGTTATAGGAGATGGTACAAGAATAAGAATCTTATGGGCATTAGATGTAAGTGAAATGTGTGTTTGTGATATAGCCAATGTTTTAAATATGACAAAATCAGCTGTATCTCATCAATTAAGAGCTTTGAGAGAAGCAGACTTAGTAAAGTTTAGAAAATCTGGAAAAGAAGTTCTTTACTCTTTAGCAGATAATCATGTAAAAGAAATTTTTGAACAAGGTTTAGTACATATACAAGAAGAAAAAGGAGAGGATTAA